A section of the Acidobacterium capsulatum ATCC 51196 genome encodes:
- a CDS encoding non-ribosomal peptide synthetase, whose product MPALTEFNALVTSGPYAEHREFWINAYARIPDDFRFTQNAQSYALPNGPEPVHRFEIGGAASEFLRSAAQQGETGSFIILLAALFRVLRQYSGAKGCFVDAPHLLAEPRTKFSGEIPLIAESYAGPTVREYLNQVRTIVQETYAYQDFPVSDFAATLLPRHPQTNVLVQWEGLHEPAAGSHDLIISAHRGSTPALTLTGNPNLFTLHFLQNFARHLTHAIAGLAELDSPLESISLLDETERLRLTARAAATPVRGTFLDHFAERVKATPDSIAILTEDSQVTYAELDEQSSRLAHFLSTGYSIQRGDTVGILSDRSERWVIGLLGVLKAGGVYLPLDPELPPDRLRFMIEDANVRALLLHSEHLPLLTDMWMIPMVAMDFQLTELEPAPEPAAGNVLPEDAAYIIYTSGSTGTPKGVVLSHRGLLNMAQHHVTAFGFDETDRLIQFYSASFDGSMMEVCVSLLAGARLVLARPEIVKDPQQFSAYMAKHQVTTVNALPVYLNALDWSILDSVKRVISAGDSARVDEAVRLAQTRTVHNSYGPTEATVCVTDYVVDPGAHYGSRLPVGKPIQNVHIYLLDENHQLVPEGCFGEICIAGVALAHGYLNRDELTAAGFIANPFEPGERIYRTGDLGVWLPDGNLEIAGRKDSQVKVRGYRIELGELEAALREQKGVVDAVALLKDDVTRGKHLVAWVTPETVDPARLREALKSKLPTYMVPASIHKLAKMPLTSSGKIDRRTLATMATDADTTFSSGDHATPANMIEQTLLSIWTHLLGREGIGRNDNFFDLGGDSILVLQVISRAHQAGIKLTAKQHFEHPTVAALAKVAVAVSNTQPSQESATGVVPLTPAQHWFYAQQVKDRHHFNQSILLEVPQYLGQQTLERALNELVQHHDALRLTFVEDDGVWQQVYSNQTPHVEVTTSSPSSESERLATATKLQQDFNLQKPPLLRAHLFHPAASGPAHLLLIAHHLIVDGVSWRILLEDLHAACRQIQEEDSVTLPLKTSSIGEWTRMLRSLDISELPASGDRPSGPSEAANFFEGMSPGTMTSARTHTLELAPPQTDALLHHATHALSADIHELLLTALLMAFRQWTGAGSLLVDMEGHGRETFSSDLDLSRTVGWFTALYPVLLQTPESTTPVAILRAIQAQLRAIPHHGAGYGIARYLRQEPALQMDAAAPVLFNYIGQIDRLLPGGSGWKPVLRSNGPERSSQSERIHLFELESMVLDGCFRLSWTYNQDAYAAHEIAELAQSYADHLLSLTSPSIASPSQSSSAGNESESAFATRATS is encoded by the coding sequence TTGCCAGCGCTCACTGAATTCAATGCTCTCGTTACCAGCGGTCCGTATGCCGAGCACCGCGAGTTCTGGATCAATGCCTACGCGCGCATTCCGGACGACTTCCGCTTCACTCAGAATGCACAGTCCTACGCGCTACCGAATGGCCCTGAACCCGTCCATCGCTTCGAGATTGGCGGTGCGGCGTCGGAGTTTCTCCGCAGTGCCGCCCAGCAAGGCGAGACAGGAAGTTTTATCATTCTGCTCGCCGCGCTGTTCCGGGTTCTGAGGCAATACAGCGGCGCGAAAGGGTGCTTTGTCGATGCGCCGCACCTGCTGGCCGAGCCCCGTACAAAGTTCAGCGGCGAGATCCCGCTGATCGCCGAATCGTACGCCGGGCCGACTGTACGTGAATACCTCAACCAAGTCCGCACCATAGTGCAGGAAACCTATGCTTACCAGGACTTCCCAGTCAGCGACTTCGCCGCTACTCTGCTCCCGCGCCATCCGCAGACCAACGTCCTTGTCCAATGGGAAGGACTGCATGAGCCTGCGGCCGGAAGTCATGACCTCATCATCTCCGCTCATCGCGGCTCGACGCCTGCCCTCACCCTCACCGGCAACCCCAACCTGTTCACTCTGCACTTCCTGCAGAACTTTGCCAGGCACCTCACGCATGCCATCGCGGGCTTGGCGGAACTCGACAGTCCACTGGAATCAATCTCTCTTCTCGACGAAACAGAGAGGCTGCGTCTCACCGCCCGTGCGGCGGCGACGCCCGTTCGCGGAACATTCCTCGACCACTTTGCCGAACGCGTGAAGGCGACGCCGGACAGCATTGCCATTCTGACCGAAGACAGTCAGGTGACCTACGCGGAACTGGACGAGCAATCTTCACGGCTGGCCCACTTCCTCAGTACCGGCTATTCCATCCAGCGCGGCGACACGGTCGGCATACTTTCGGACCGCTCGGAACGCTGGGTGATCGGCCTGCTCGGCGTGCTGAAGGCGGGTGGCGTCTATCTCCCGCTCGACCCCGAGCTTCCGCCTGACCGGCTCCGCTTCATGATCGAGGATGCCAATGTTCGCGCGCTGCTCCTGCACTCCGAACATCTGCCTCTCCTCACGGACATGTGGATGATTCCCATGGTTGCAATGGACTTCCAACTCACGGAGCTGGAGCCGGCTCCCGAACCGGCCGCAGGCAACGTTCTTCCGGAAGACGCCGCATACATCATCTACACCTCCGGTTCCACAGGAACGCCCAAGGGAGTGGTTCTCTCGCACCGCGGGCTCTTGAACATGGCACAACATCACGTCACTGCCTTCGGCTTTGACGAGACGGACCGGCTGATCCAGTTCTACTCCGCCAGCTTTGACGGCTCCATGATGGAGGTGTGCGTCTCCCTGCTGGCAGGTGCGCGTCTCGTTCTGGCTCGGCCAGAGATCGTCAAGGACCCTCAACAGTTCTCCGCTTACATGGCGAAGCATCAGGTGACCACTGTCAATGCGTTGCCCGTGTATCTCAACGCGCTGGACTGGTCCATCCTCGACTCCGTGAAGCGAGTCATCAGCGCCGGCGACAGCGCCCGCGTAGACGAAGCGGTGCGCCTGGCCCAGACACGCACAGTCCATAACTCCTACGGCCCCACCGAAGCGACCGTCTGCGTCACAGATTATGTCGTAGATCCCGGCGCGCACTATGGCTCCCGCCTGCCCGTCGGCAAGCCCATTCAGAATGTGCATATCTATCTGCTGGATGAAAACCATCAACTGGTGCCGGAAGGCTGCTTCGGAGAAATCTGCATTGCCGGCGTGGCGCTCGCGCATGGTTATCTTAACCGTGACGAGCTCACTGCGGCAGGCTTTATCGCCAATCCCTTTGAGCCTGGCGAACGCATCTATCGCACCGGTGATTTGGGAGTATGGCTGCCCGATGGCAACCTTGAGATTGCCGGCCGCAAGGACTCCCAGGTAAAGGTACGCGGCTATCGCATCGAACTCGGCGAGTTGGAAGCTGCTCTCCGCGAGCAGAAGGGCGTCGTCGATGCAGTGGCTCTGCTCAAAGACGACGTAACCCGAGGCAAGCATCTCGTGGCATGGGTCACTCCCGAAACGGTGGACCCCGCCAGGCTTCGCGAAGCACTGAAAAGCAAGCTGCCAACCTACATGGTTCCGGCCTCCATCCACAAGCTCGCCAAGATGCCGCTTACCTCCAGCGGGAAAATCGACCGCCGCACGCTCGCCACCATGGCAACCGACGCAGATACCACTTTCAGTTCCGGCGATCATGCGACGCCTGCGAACATGATCGAGCAGACCCTGCTCTCCATATGGACACATCTGTTGGGCCGTGAAGGGATCGGACGCAACGACAACTTCTTTGATCTCGGAGGAGACTCCATTCTGGTCCTCCAGGTCATCTCACGAGCGCATCAGGCGGGCATCAAACTCACAGCCAAGCAGCACTTTGAGCATCCGACTGTCGCTGCTCTCGCCAAGGTGGCCGTTGCGGTATCGAACACGCAGCCTTCCCAGGAGTCCGCCACCGGCGTTGTGCCGCTCACACCTGCGCAGCACTGGTTCTATGCCCAGCAGGTCAAAGACCGGCATCACTTCAACCAATCCATTTTGCTTGAAGTGCCGCAGTACCTGGGACAGCAGACACTCGAACGGGCGCTGAACGAACTCGTCCAGCACCACGATGCACTTCGACTTACCTTCGTGGAAGACGACGGCGTCTGGCAACAGGTCTACTCTAACCAGACACCGCACGTAGAGGTGACCACCTCCAGTCCCTCCAGTGAGAGCGAGAGACTCGCCACCGCAACAAAGTTGCAGCAGGACTTCAACCTGCAAAAGCCGCCGCTCCTGAGAGCACACCTCTTTCATCCAGCAGCCTCGGGCCCTGCCCATCTCCTGCTCATTGCCCATCACCTCATCGTGGATGGTGTTTCATGGCGCATTCTGCTCGAAGATCTGCACGCTGCCTGCCGGCAGATTCAGGAAGAAGATAGCGTCACCCTGCCGCTCAAAACCTCCTCAATCGGCGAGTGGACCCGGATGCTGAGAAGCCTAGACATCTCCGAATTGCCTGCCTCAGGGGATCGGCCGTCCGGGCCGAGCGAAGCAGCAAACTTTTTTGAAGGCATGTCTCCTGGAACCATGACCTCTGCGAGGACGCACACACTGGAACTGGCCCCGCCGCAGACAGATGCTCTACTCCACCATGCCACGCACGCGCTTTCCGCGGATATTCACGAGCTATTGCTCACCGCACTTCTGATGGCCTTCCGGCAATGGACTGGAGCAGGCAGCCTGCTCGTGGACATGGAAGGCCACGGCCGGGAGACATTCTCAAGCGACCTCGACCTCTCGCGCACCGTCGGGTGGTTCACCGCACTTTATCCTGTTCTTTTACAGACGCCGGAGTCCACGACACCAGTGGCGATTCTGCGCGCAATCCAGGCGCAACTGCGCGCCATCCCCCACCACGGCGCAGGTTATGGCATCGCACGCTATCTGCGCCAGGAGCCGGCGCTCCAAATGGACGCCGCAGCTCCTGTCCTCTTCAACTACATAGGGCAGATTGACCGCCTCCTGCCGGGCGGCTCCGGATGGAAGCCGGTGCTGCGCTCCAATGGGCCGGAGCGGAGTTCGCAGTCCGAGCGAATTCACCTCTTTGAGCTGGAAAGTATGGTGCTGGATGGCTGCTTCCGGTTGAGTTGGACCTACAACCAGGATGCCTACGCTGCTCACGAGATCGCGGAGCTGGCCCAGAGCTATGCCGACCACCTGCTCTCACTTACCTCGCCTTCCATTGCTTCTCCTTCTCAGTCCTCAAGCGCAGGCAACGAGAGCGAAAGCGCGTTCGCCACACGGGCTACGTCATGA
- a CDS encoding MBL fold metallo-hydrolase, translated as MPFGNNVYLKPNVQFEPLFNQWYAWFLSVPPVTASLNIAERYLPIMKSYVASPMMHATACKNPAMKGGPFIDLDGKRVDEIRDLITVTMEHSAKLIEFAKGFKQLSSLIAKEAHGLAMDPIYPQIPDALKGYVELYYDLNHNPSFRVFESMLYNSPSYEPAVQSIALSAIDANTRRPFILSTPRLKDESTIFCQMPFASPEIDTLFHMRDAAGSYKEIAEKFGITGDIEPLFRTFFTEDAPEQKDDRDYDGDGFRIRYYGHACILIQAPGVNIMLDPAVSYSYPTDLPRYTFADLPERIDYALITHSHHDHIILETLLQLRHRIGTIVVGRNCDGFPQDPSLQLALRKIGFPSVIEVRDNESIPVPGGCITAIPFMGEHNDLAIQSKNAYSVRIGSHSVLAIADSCNLDPTVYDHIFRQTGEPDILFLGMECEGAPPSWVFGPLFPKPLPRDIDNSRRARGCNIHEAMALVDRFRFRQVYIYAMGQEPWLNHILDNEFSEDSPSLIQSRSFVNYCRSKGIESESLYAQKEIFVASAH; from the coding sequence ATGCCCTTCGGAAACAATGTCTATCTGAAGCCGAACGTTCAGTTTGAGCCGCTCTTCAATCAGTGGTATGCCTGGTTTCTTTCAGTACCGCCCGTGACCGCGTCGCTGAATATCGCGGAGCGTTACCTACCGATCATGAAGTCCTACGTGGCATCCCCGATGATGCATGCCACGGCCTGTAAGAACCCGGCGATGAAGGGCGGTCCTTTCATTGACCTCGACGGCAAGCGGGTAGACGAGATCCGGGACCTGATCACGGTGACCATGGAGCATTCTGCCAAACTGATCGAGTTCGCGAAGGGCTTCAAACAGCTTTCGAGCCTGATCGCGAAAGAGGCGCATGGTCTCGCTATGGACCCCATTTATCCGCAGATTCCCGATGCGCTGAAGGGATATGTGGAGCTCTATTACGACCTGAACCACAACCCGTCATTCCGTGTATTCGAGTCGATGCTCTACAACAGCCCAAGCTACGAGCCAGCAGTCCAGAGCATCGCGCTTTCAGCCATCGATGCGAACACCCGCAGGCCATTCATCCTGAGTACACCACGCCTCAAAGACGAGAGCACCATCTTCTGCCAGATGCCGTTTGCTTCGCCCGAGATCGACACACTCTTCCACATGCGCGACGCTGCCGGCAGCTACAAGGAAATTGCGGAGAAGTTCGGAATCACCGGCGATATCGAGCCCCTCTTCCGCACCTTCTTTACAGAAGATGCTCCAGAGCAGAAAGACGACCGCGACTACGATGGCGATGGATTCCGCATTCGTTACTACGGCCATGCCTGCATCCTGATTCAGGCACCTGGCGTCAATATCATGCTCGACCCTGCGGTCAGCTACAGTTACCCGACAGACCTTCCCCGCTATACCTTCGCCGACTTACCTGAGCGAATCGATTACGCTCTCATCACGCACAGCCATCACGACCACATCATTCTCGAGACCCTGCTGCAGCTCCGCCACCGGATCGGAACCATCGTCGTTGGCAGAAATTGCGATGGGTTTCCGCAAGACCCCTCGCTGCAGCTTGCCCTGCGTAAAATCGGCTTCCCGAGCGTTATAGAAGTCCGCGACAACGAATCCATTCCTGTTCCGGGCGGATGCATCACGGCCATCCCTTTCATGGGCGAGCACAATGATCTCGCCATCCAGAGCAAGAATGCGTACTCGGTTCGCATCGGCTCTCACTCGGTGCTTGCTATCGCGGACTCGTGCAACCTCGACCCCACTGTCTACGATCACATCTTCCGCCAAACCGGCGAACCGGACATCCTCTTCCTCGGCATGGAGTGCGAAGGCGCACCGCCCTCTTGGGTCTTCGGTCCGCTCTTCCCAAAGCCGCTGCCCCGCGACATCGACAACTCCCGCCGCGCCCGCGGCTGCAACATTCACGAAGCTATGGCACTCGTTGATCGCTTCCGCTTCCGGCAGGTCTACATCTATGCCATGGGCCAGGAGCCTTGGCTCAACCACATTCTCGATAATGAGTTCTCTGAAGACTCGCCCAGCCTTATTCAGTCACGCTCCTTTGTGAACTACTGCCGTTCCAAAGGAATAGAGTCCGAGAGTCTCTACGCCCAAAAGGAGATCTTCGTTGCCAGCGCTCACTGA